In Nostoc sp. GT001, a genomic segment contains:
- a CDS encoding ParM/StbA family protein has product MNTVKPNNVGSKTLLSVDLGRTSTKTCVSREPGSVVFVPANVKQMSIEQVRGGVFEARATDPLMDLWLEYQGNGYAVGQLAADFGANLGVGQSKVEAALVKVLASAGYFKLRDDISVVLGLPFLSLEQFEKEKAQLISQVGGPHVLNFRGESVSLNVSKVWVMPEGYGSLLWSEAQPKKSPNSPDFTKISVAIVDIGHQTVDLLMVDKFRFTRDASKSEDFGMHKFYELVSAEIEGADSQSLALISAVNKPRGERFYLPKGASKLTNLDDFLPNLTEMFSREICSRVLAWLPERVTDVIITGGGGEFYWDDVQRLLKEAKIYVHLAAPARQANALGQYIYGEAQLRAIDRRARSEN; this is encoded by the coding sequence ATCAACACTGTAAAACCCAACAATGTTGGCAGTAAAACTCTTCTCAGTGTTGACTTAGGCAGAACTTCCACAAAAACTTGTGTGAGTCGTGAACCAGGCAGTGTGGTGTTCGTACCTGCCAACGTCAAGCAGATGTCAATAGAACAAGTACGCGGTGGTGTTTTTGAAGCCAGAGCTACTGACCCCTTAATGGATTTGTGGCTGGAGTATCAAGGAAATGGATATGCTGTTGGTCAACTGGCAGCCGATTTTGGGGCGAATTTAGGAGTCGGACAATCTAAGGTAGAAGCTGCACTGGTAAAAGTTTTAGCAAGTGCTGGCTACTTCAAACTCAGAGACGATATCTCAGTTGTACTTGGTCTGCCTTTTCTTTCTTTAGAGCAATTTGAAAAAGAAAAAGCACAATTGATTAGTCAAGTAGGTGGCCCTCACGTGTTGAACTTCCGAGGCGAATCTGTGTCGCTGAATGTCAGTAAGGTATGGGTAATGCCAGAGGGCTATGGCAGCCTGTTGTGGTCTGAAGCTCAACCTAAGAAAAGTCCTAACAGTCCCGATTTTACAAAAATATCGGTGGCGATAGTTGATATCGGACATCAAACCGTCGATCTTTTGATGGTAGATAAATTCCGTTTTACTAGAGATGCTTCTAAGAGTGAAGACTTTGGTATGCATAAGTTCTATGAACTGGTATCTGCTGAAATAGAAGGTGCTGATAGTCAATCTCTAGCGCTGATTTCTGCTGTTAACAAACCCAGAGGCGAGCGTTTTTATCTTCCTAAAGGAGCAAGCAAACTCACTAACTTAGACGATTTTCTTCCTAACCTCACAGAGATGTTTTCTCGTGAAATCTGTAGCCGTGTTCTAGCCTGGTTGCCAGAGCGTGTAACTGATGTGATTATTACTGGTGGTGGCGGTGAATTCTACTGGGATGACGTTCAACGTCTACTCAAGGAAGCAAAGATTTATGTCCATTTAGCGGCACCCGCTAGGCAAGCTAATGCTTTGGGGCAGTATATTTATGGTGAGGCGCAATTACGCGCCATTGATCGCCGTGCTAGGTCAGAAAACTGA